ATGACGATGACGCGGCTACCGAGGAAGATCGCTTCCTCGATATCGTGGGTGACGAACAGCACGGTCTTCTGGTCGCGCTCCCAGATTCCCAACAGCATTTCCTGCATCAGGGCGCGGGTCTGGTTGTCGAGCGCGCCGAATGGTTCGTCGAGCAGCAGGATTTTGGGGTCATTGGCAAGCGCACGCGCAATCGCGGTGCGTTGCTGCATGCCGCCCGAGAGTTGCTTCGGCCAGTGGTTCTCGAAGCCTGCAAGCCCGACCTTGCGGATGAAGGCGTCGGCGAGCTTGTTGCGCTCGCCTTCCGGCACACCGCGTTCGCGGAGCCCGAAGGCGATGTTCTCGCGCACCGTGAGCCAGGGAAACAGCGTGTAGGATTGGAACACCATGCCGCGATCGGCGCCCGGGCCGGTGACCTCGCGTCCGTCGAGGGTGACGCGCCCGCTAGTCGGACGGTCGAGGCCGGCGACGATGCGCAGCAGGGTGGATTTGCCGCAGCCGGACGGGCCGAGGATGGTGACGAAGTCGTTGTTGCCAATGCTGAGGTCGGTCGGCTCCAGCGCCCTGGTCGGCGCGTTGCCATGGCGCGCGGGAAAGGTTCGCGAGACCTGTTCGATCCTGAGGGCGGTCATGCGAGCCTCCACGGAAACAGCCAGGCGTTGAACGCCTTGAACATGAAGTCCGAGAGCAGGCCGATCAGTCCGATCACGATGATGCCGAAGATGATCTGGCCGGTGTTCAGCAATGCCTGGCTGTCGGTGATCATGTGGCCGATGCCCGAGGACGAGCCGATCAGTTCGGCGACGATGACGTAGGTCCAGGCCCAGCCCAGCACCAGCCGCAGGATCTCGGCAATCTCGGGCGCGGAGGAAGGCAGCA
The genomic region above belongs to Bradyrhizobium sp. CCBAU 53338 and contains:
- a CDS encoding ABC transporter ATP-binding protein, encoding MTALRIEQVSRTFPARHGNAPTRALEPTDLSIGNNDFVTILGPSGCGKSTLLRIVAGLDRPTSGRVTLDGREVTGPGADRGMVFQSYTLFPWLTVRENIAFGLRERGVPEGERNKLADAFIRKVGLAGFENHWPKQLSGGMQQRTAIARALANDPKILLLDEPFGALDNQTRALMQEMLLGIWERDQKTVLFVTHDIEEAIFLGSRVIVMSARPGRIKAEIAVDLPHPRSYKIKTTPEFVQLKERLVEEIRTEALKVAEHA